Genomic DNA from Coleofasciculus chthonoplastes PCC 7420:
ACCGGACGCCACGCCGTCTAACGCCGTATTAATCGCGTCGGTTTCATTGAGAATAATTTCATACTCCCGATCCGGATTCGTCTCCAGAATTCCCTTGCGAATCAACTCCGCCGCCTCGCCACTGGGACGTCCCCGTAAATCCGCATCTTCTTTAATAATGATCCGGTCAAAAATGTCCGCAGAGAGTCGTCCCAGATTAATGAAATCCTCATCTCGGCGATCGCCTGGTCCACCAACGACGCCAACCCGTTCCCCAGACCAATTGCGGACAAAGCCGCCCACAGCTTCATAACTGGCAGCATTATGGGCATAATCCACCAAGGCATGATACTCACCCAGATTAAATAAATTCATCCGTCCCGGTGTCTGCGCCACAGACGCCCGGAATGTGGTCAAAGCGTCACGAATTGCCTCAATCGGAACCCCTTGAGCAAAGGCGGCGAGACTCGCGGCTAAGGCATTAGCAATTTGGAACGGTGCCATTCCTCTCATCGTTACAGGCATATTTTCCGCCTTCTCAATCCGCAGCGTCCATTCGCCTCGGATTAATGATAGGTAGCCATTTTCATACACCCCTGCTAAACCTCCCTGGCGGGTATGAGCTTTCACCACCTCATTGTCGGGATTCATGGAGAAAAATGCCACATGCCCTTTGACGCGCTGTGCCATTTCTGTCACTAGGGGATCTTCAGCATTAAGAACGGCATACCCAGCAGGACTCACCGATTCAGCCACTACACTCTTAAGATGCGCCATCTGGTCAAGGGTATCAATATCGCCAATGCCCAAGTGATCCGCCGAGACATTTAAAACAACACCCACATCACAAGCATCAAAGGCTAAACCCGATCGCAGAATCCCGCCTCGTGCTGTTTCCAATACCGCCACCTCAACCGTGGGATCTTTGAGAATCACTTGAGCGCTTTGGGGTCCAGTGGTGTCTCCTTGTTCCACCAGATGATCGCCAATGTAGATCCCATCCGTCGTGGTATACCCAACAACATGACCCGTTTGCTTATAGATATGGGCAAGCAAGCGAGTGGTGGTGGTTTTCCCATTCGTCCCTGTCACCGCCAGAATCGGAATCCGACTGGCTTGTCCCGGTGGAAACAGCATATCCATCACCGGCGCGGCGACATTGCGCGGTAAACCTTCAGAGGGACAGACATGCATCCGGAATCCAGGTGCCGCATTTACTTCCACCACCACGCCATCAATGTCCCGTAGGGGTTGGCTAATATCAGGCGTGACAATATCAATGCCGGCAATATCCAGACCAATAATTTTAGCCACGCGCTCCGCTAACCAAACGTTTTCCGGGTGGATATCGTCCGTGCGGTCTATGGCAATACCCCCCGTACTCAGATTAGCCGTTGCCCGTAAATAACAAACCTCATCTTCTTTGAGGACTGTATCTAAACTGTAACCTTGACGTTCTAGTACACTCAGACTCGTATGATCGACGACAATTTTCGTCAGGACGTTATCATGACCGTCGCCCCGATTGGGATCGCGGTTCGTCCGTTCAATCAGTTCCTCAACCGTGGACTTACCATCCCCAATTACCCGTGCTGGAATCCGCTGGGCGACGGCTTCAACTTTCCCGTTAATCACCAAGACGCGGTGGTCAAAACCGGGATAATAGCGCTCGACAATCACAGCACGGGAAATATCTTTAGCGCGATCATAAGCTTTTTCCACTTCATCCCAGTTGCGGATGTCAATCGTAATCCCCCGTCCATGATTACCATCCAGGGGTTTAATCACAATCGGATACCCCCCCACATACTCGATCGCGCTGTCTAATTCGTCCAAATAAAGCACCGTTGTGCCTCGGGGAACCGGAACCCCCGCATCCAGCAAAATCTGCTTCGTCCCTTCTTTATCACAGGCTAATTCCACCCCTAAAATTCCGGAGTAATCACTCAAGGTGGCTTGAATTCGCTTCTGATGCAACCCGTAGCCAAGCTGAATCATGGCTCTGGCACTTAGGGTAAGCCAGGGAATGCCTCGGGCGTCGGCTTCTTTGACCAAGGCTTCTGTACTCGGTCCTAACGCCGCATCGCGAGCCAGTTCGCTCAGGTCTTTTAAGTCTTGAGCTAACTCCCGTTGGGGATAGGCTCTAGTATCGATAATACTTTGGCACAAGCGCACAGCCGCCCTAGCCGCATAGCGACCCGCCTGCTCGTCAATGTACTCGAAAACAACTTGATAAATTCCGGCTGTCCCAGTTTCCCGAGTCCGACCAAACCCAACGCGCATTCCTGCCAGTTCCTGAAGTTCCAGCGCCACATGTTCGATAATATGCCCCATCATCGTGCCTTCTTTGACCCGACTTAAGAACCCACCCCGAACACCCGGAGAACAGAAATGATCCTCTAGACTGGGTAGCGTCTCTACCAGTCCCTCGTAGAATCCCGGAAGTACATTGGAGGGTTTATCGATGAGTTCCTCCAAATCAAGACGCATGACAATAAGTTTATGGCGTCGAATGCTCCAGTAGTTGGGACCGCGTAACGTCTGGATTTTTAGAATTCTCATAGTTAGTGATGAAATCGGGGATGGTTCACAATGTCGGCTTTTGAAGCACAAACTAGGGATTGTGCAAAATCTATTTTAGGAATTTCTGTAACATTACGTGACATCCTCCTACCCTGGATCTCCAGATTAGAGCGTAGACTTCTCAAGTATCGCGACTTACTTTGTCTCAACATTTTTGCCCGTTCTCAAAAGTCCTCCACGTAATCGGGGGAGTCGTCTACTCTTGCCCTGATTGGATTCACTCGTTTTGAGTGGATGGGACATCTTATCTAGTTTCCGACTGTTCAAAGCCATCAAACTGTTCATTATGAACATTTTTCTGGAAGGATTTTTGAGTTTTAACCCAACGCGCTTGCTCAAGGGAACCTGGTTTTGAGTTTAGCCGCTAAAATCTCCCCCAGATCCCCCCGCTCAAAAATGCCGTTCTGCATTAGGCGTTGACTGGCATTAATGCTCGTTTATAGACATGATAGCGATCGCCATGACATAAAACATGGACTCGGAGGTTATGTAGACCAATGGGATCGGTGCTGCCAATATCCACTTGATTGGTGTGAGACAGTTCTCCGGGATCAATAATCGTCACCGTACCTTTGCCCATAACCTGTAACCAACCATCTCGCTCAAAGATGATACAAGTATCTTCATCGATGCCGATCCCCAAGCGATCTGGGTGCATGGCGATCGCACTCATCAAGCGGGCGATGCGATTTCGATTCAGAAAATGCTGATCGACAATAACTTCAGGAATAATCCCCAACCCTGTTGCCATATCGACTAAGGAGCGATTCGGGGACTCACCACTCCCACCGCCTGCGATCATGTGATGACCCATCACCGCCGCACCTGCACTGGTTCCCGCTAAGGTAATCTCCCCTAAATGTGCCCGTTGGCGGACTTTTTCCATTAACGGGGTATCCGAGAGCAAACCGCACAAACGCAGTTGATCTCCACCGGTCATGAATACACCCGTACAGGTTTCCACATACTCTTGTAGCTCAGCATCCGAACCTTGAGCGCGATCGCGCACATCCAGGACTTTAATTTCCTTTGCCCCCATATCCTCAAAAATCCGCTGATAGCGATCGCCAATAATCGCGGGTTCTCGCGACGCCGATGGAATAATCGCAATTCGCGCCTCACCTGCACCCGATCGACGAAAAAAGGTTTGCAGGATCTCCCGTCCATGAACTTTATCTTCCGCACCACCAATAACAATGATTGCGGTTTTTGTCGATTGAGGCATTGTCGTCGCTTGGAATTGAGAGTCTAACTGCAGCATACTGTCGATGTCGAGTTCGGGCATAAGGTGAGTTCAATACTTGAGTATCGCGCTTGGCTAGAACTGTCACTTTATTACGATTTTGACTCTAGCTCAACTACTGGTTTAGGCTGTCCTGGGTAAGCTTCTCCACAACTAAACACCATCGCGCTTGGCTTTGATCAGATGCACTCTACAGCCGCCTCGATACGGTGAATCGATGGAAATGGTCACTTGTTTAGCTGCCAAAGAAGGCTCACTCACGACACTGAGCCGTTCAGAGGAAATCGGCTGTTTCCCCATCATCATGGCAAATTATACCAATAATTACCTATACTATGAGTTACTATTGACCCTTTTTTGTCTAAACAGCGACCCAATTCTTGTGCGTTTTGATGTTGTCACCCTGTTTCCGGATTTCTTTACCTCTCCCCTGGCGTCAGGACTGCTGGGTAAGGCATTGACCAAACAAATCGCCCAGGTGCATTTAGTCAATCCTCGTGATTTTGCCACCGATAAACACCGACGGGTGGATGATGAACCTTATGGGGGTGGGGTGGGGATGCTAATGAAACCCGAACCAATTTTTGCGGCGGTGGAGTCGTTACCTAGATTACCTCGGCGAGAAGTGATTCTGATGACGCCTCAAGGACAACCGATGAACCAGCCCCTGTTGGTTGAGTTGGCGACGGGTTATGACCAGATTGTGATTATCTGTGGACATTATGAAGGTGTCGATGAACGAGTCTTACATTTAGTGACGCGAGAGGTATCGTTAGGGGATTTTGTCTTAACCTGCGGTGAAATTCCCGCACTCGCCCTAATTAATGGGGTGGTGAGATTACGTCCTGGAACCGTGGGGAAAGTAGAATCCCTTAAATTAGAGAGTTTTGAAGCCGGATTATTAGACTATCCGCAGTGGACACGCCCTGCTGAATTTCGCGGTTGGCACGTCCCAGATGTTTTATTATCGGGCAATCATCAGGCGATTGACCAGTGGCGCAAAGACCAACAGATTCAGAGAACCCGGGAACGTCGCCCTGATTTATACGACAAATGGGTTAAGCCGGCTGAAAATCCGCCGAGTCCGAGTAATGAAAGGGATAGAGACACAAGCCTGTAGGGGCGGGTTTTACTTCTCAACATTTCCCCCTCATCCCCTAACCCCAACTCCGGACTCCCCTCGTTCCCCCCTACCCCCCTCGTTCCCCCCTACCCCCCTCGTTCCCCCCTACAAGAGGGGGGAGGACAGAGGATGCTTCGCTTTTTTGGCAGGGGGGAGGACAGAGGATGCTTCGCTTTTGTTGCACGGGAGAAGGGGGATCGGATGCTCTTGCTCCCCTCTCCCCGGCGTGGGAGAGGGGCTGGGGGTGAGGGGTTGAGCTTAAGTTGACACGGATGGACACTGCCGTACCCCTACAGATAGCTGTAAAACCTGTCCCTACCCATCCAATTATTGACAGACGAGTTTTGCCGCATCTCTACTGTCGAATGTGTCAAAATGAAACTCAATTGGGATTAAATCCTTGCTG
This window encodes:
- the cphA gene encoding cyanophycin synthetase, translated to MRILKIQTLRGPNYWSIRRHKLIVMRLDLEELIDKPSNVLPGFYEGLVETLPSLEDHFCSPGVRGGFLSRVKEGTMMGHIIEHVALELQELAGMRVGFGRTRETGTAGIYQVVFEYIDEQAGRYAARAAVRLCQSIIDTRAYPQRELAQDLKDLSELARDAALGPSTEALVKEADARGIPWLTLSARAMIQLGYGLHQKRIQATLSDYSGILGVELACDKEGTKQILLDAGVPVPRGTTVLYLDELDSAIEYVGGYPIVIKPLDGNHGRGITIDIRNWDEVEKAYDRAKDISRAVIVERYYPGFDHRVLVINGKVEAVAQRIPARVIGDGKSTVEELIERTNRDPNRGDGHDNVLTKIVVDHTSLSVLERQGYSLDTVLKEDEVCYLRATANLSTGGIAIDRTDDIHPENVWLAERVAKIIGLDIAGIDIVTPDISQPLRDIDGVVVEVNAAPGFRMHVCPSEGLPRNVAAPVMDMLFPPGQASRIPILAVTGTNGKTTTTRLLAHIYKQTGHVVGYTTTDGIYIGDHLVEQGDTTGPQSAQVILKDPTVEVAVLETARGGILRSGLAFDACDVGVVLNVSADHLGIGDIDTLDQMAHLKSVVAESVSPAGYAVLNAEDPLVTEMAQRVKGHVAFFSMNPDNEVVKAHTRQGGLAGVYENGYLSLIRGEWTLRIEKAENMPVTMRGMAPFQIANALAASLAAFAQGVPIEAIRDALTTFRASVAQTPGRMNLFNLGEYHALVDYAHNAASYEAVGGFVRNWSGERVGVVGGPGDRRDEDFINLGRLSADIFDRIIIKEDADLRGRPSGEAAELIRKGILETNPDREYEIILNETDAINTALDGVASGGLVVIFPEKVSGTIRLIEERRPLPENGYQSVGESPVDLQPSVANPR
- a CDS encoding cyanophycinase — protein: MLQLDSQFQATTMPQSTKTAIIVIGGAEDKVHGREILQTFFRRSGAGEARIAIIPSASREPAIIGDRYQRIFEDMGAKEIKVLDVRDRAQGSDAELQEYVETCTGVFMTGGDQLRLCGLLSDTPLMEKVRQRAHLGEITLAGTSAGAAVMGHHMIAGGGSGESPNRSLVDMATGLGIIPEVIVDQHFLNRNRIARLMSAIAMHPDRLGIGIDEDTCIIFERDGWLQVMGKGTVTIIDPGELSHTNQVDIGSTDPIGLHNLRVHVLCHGDRYHVYKRALMPVNA
- the trmD gene encoding tRNA (guanosine(37)-N1)-methyltransferase TrmD translates to MRFDVVTLFPDFFTSPLASGLLGKALTKQIAQVHLVNPRDFATDKHRRVDDEPYGGGVGMLMKPEPIFAAVESLPRLPRREVILMTPQGQPMNQPLLVELATGYDQIVIICGHYEGVDERVLHLVTREVSLGDFVLTCGEIPALALINGVVRLRPGTVGKVESLKLESFEAGLLDYPQWTRPAEFRGWHVPDVLLSGNHQAIDQWRKDQQIQRTRERRPDLYDKWVKPAENPPSPSNERDRDTSL